From Bifidobacterium longum subsp. longum JCM 1217, one genomic window encodes:
- a CDS encoding twin-arginine translocase TatA/TatE family subunit codes for MPNLRPTELIIILLIIVLLFGAKKLPELAKSIGQSMKIFRAETKTDDPATQQTVNTVSDAPAPAPAAAPAPAPAVPQAVTMNATAAPTTATGAEQR; via the coding sequence ATGCCTAATCTTCGCCCCACCGAGCTCATTATCATTCTACTTATCATCGTGCTGCTGTTTGGCGCGAAGAAGCTCCCTGAGCTAGCCAAAAGCATTGGCCAATCGATGAAGATTTTCCGTGCCGAGACCAAGACCGATGACCCGGCAACACAACAAACCGTCAATACAGTCAGCGACGCCCCTGCCCCAGCTCCGGCGGCAGCACCGGCTCCCGCTCCCGCCGTACCCCAAGCCGTCACGATGAACGCCACCGCCGCCCCGACTACAGCAACCGGAGCCGAACAGCGATGA